One segment of Anastrepha obliqua isolate idAnaObli1 chromosome 3, idAnaObli1_1.0, whole genome shotgun sequence DNA contains the following:
- the LOC129242920 gene encoding uncharacterized protein LOC129242920, with product MFKFFAFVLMVLASVANAEPKPKPSVLAYSAPVLPIAPSAAIYTREYHGNFAGPYVAAPYIAAAAPAPYVASPYVASPYFAAPYAPAYTAPLLLKK from the coding sequence atgtTCAAGTTTTTCGCTTTCGTACTTATGGTTCTTGCTTCTGTCGCCAATGCCGAGCCTAAGCCTAAACCCAGCGTGCTCGCGTACTCAGCGCCGGTGCTCCCTATCGCGCCCTCAGCTGCCATTTACACCCGGGAGTACCATGGAAACTTTGCTGGGCCCTATGTTGCTGCACCCTACATAGCCGCAGCTGCCCCAGCTCCGTACGTCGCCTCGCCATATGTAGCCTCACCATATTTCGCGGCGCCTTACGCTCCTGCTTACACTGCACCGCTGCTGTTGAAGAAGTGA